The DNA region atcaatgtttgtgcagcattatatggggcaaatatctctatggagcatcttatggggccattatcaatgtttgtgcagcattatatgggggcaaatatctctatggagcatcttatggggccataatcaatgtttgtgcagcattatatgggggcaaatatctctatggagcatcttatggggccattatcaatgtttgtgcagcattatatgggggcaaatatctctatggagcatcttatggggccataatcaatgtttgtgcagcattatatgggggcaaatatctctatggagcatcttatggggccattattaacctttgtgcagcattgtatggagcatattttaatatggagcatcttatggggcccatcatgaactgtatggagcattatatggggtgtattttgtatggagcattatatagggcccatcatgaactgtatggagcattatatggggctcctgattcaatatggatgttcaaaaacacttaacctattgatatctcaattaattttacttttattggtagctatttttatttttgaaatttaccagtagctgctgcatttatactcgagtcattaagtttttccaggttttttgtggcaaaattagggggggtcagcttatactcgggtcagcttatactcgggtcggcttatactcgagtatatgcggtaatcttttaataattaaatgcatgtacagtaagatgcacacacactgataattgtatatgtcactgacatctctagTACCATTTTCTCAGGTACCAGAAAtactaggactagtgatgagcgagcactaaaatgctcgggtgcttgttgctcgggtcgagcagattggaatgcttgggtgctcgacctgagcaacgagcccaatgtaagtctataggaaaccTGAGCTTTTTTGCCTTAACCCCCGGAGGTCTTTTTAGGGTTTCAAAACATCGGAAATCTATGGGAACAgttctcaaatgacacgggaacatagtGGGGAAGACTCCTAGAAGCATTTCTGacccccaggtcactgctgtgaacaatgttgtcagagtcttacgccatttttacaggcgcacattaaaacatacagaaatgaaaccaaaatggattttcctgggaaatatgttgaggtacatcctttccagggtaatgacttgtatataaggctactttcacactagcgtttttctgcagacgtcgaaatgcgtcgttttgtggaaaaaaaacatcctgcaaaatgtcctgcaggatgcgtttttttcccatagacttgtattggcgacgcattgcgacagattgtcatacgtcgtgtacATCGTACGACATATGCGTCGAAAATtcgaaaaaacgttgattgtaacgttttttgtctccgcctaaaaaacgtgtcgcgacgcatcctgcggcatgcgtcgttggctacagtggaagcctatggacgcaggatccgtcaagatacgtcgtacgacgcaatgcagcgctgcaatacgtttttttacactgaacatgctcagaagcaggattttcttgccaattggccagacacccccaaatctatataaacctggcctgggccttcaaccccacatatgccagcaagaacccTACatagaagaagcctgccagcaagaccccagcctgccagcaagaccccagcctgccagcaagaccccagcctgccagcaagacccgagcctgccagcaagaccccagcctgccacaaaagaccccagcctgccagcaagacttctgtctgccagcaagaccccagcctgccagctagaccccagcctgccacaaaagaccccagcctgccagcaagacttCTGTCTGCCAGCTAGACCCCAGCCTGCCAGCtagaccccagcctgccagcaagaccccagcctgccatcaagactccagcctgccacaaaagaccccagcctgccatcaagaccccagcctgccagctagaccccagcctgccagcaagaccccagcctgccagctagaccccagcctgccagcaagaccccagcctgccagcaagacttCTGTCTGCcatcaagaccccagcctgccatcaagaccccagcctgccagctagaccccagcctgccagcaagaccccagcctgccagctagaccccagcctgccagcaagaccccagcctgccagctagaccccagcctgccagcaagaccccagcctgccagcaagacttCTGTCTGCCatcaagactccagcctgccagctagactcctgccacacccaacctccagccaccatagagccagtgtgagtattgccatttttgtgtgcgtctgtgtgcatgtctgtgtgtgcgtgtgcatttgtgtctgtatgatgtactgactacagcaagagctaaaaacctgaatatagccagaggcctgccatcgtcctgcaacagccagtgtccagatccaccctgaggcctgccactgtgaagacatccagCTCCAGCCGGAGGCCTGCCAGCACcccagatggtgtgatttgtgccttttttacgtgtgtatgtgtgcgtgtctgtatgcgtcttgtgtttgggtccgcctgtgtgcttttgtacatctgtgtgtgtttgcataaagcctgtgtgcttttgtgtgggTGCATCTGTGTATTTGCgtatggctgtgtgcttttgtatgtatgcctTTACCTGCCTGCACCTTATGCCTGCGCCAATGTTATGCCTgtgttatgcctgcgcctgtgtgcttttgtgcgtgtgcatgcacctgtgtgctttcaggcatgtttgtgtgcgtcttggtgattgcatgtgcatgcctccatgccttttggttaattccctttttctgatgtatttaccaagtatagtggtctgtgcagcatgtggtttcaatgtgtgagcgtgtgtaTTGCGTGTGTTTTTTGTTTctctttaaaatgtttttttttttaaactgtttaaaccattcccagttgatgtacttgtttttaaaataaagagcattttagctcctttattatgtttaaaaagaaaaaaaaaggaaataaaaaataaattaataaaatgtttaataacaaatgtccgtagtatcatttcagaaaggaaaattaaaaaatgttgcatgtacaaatggtatgcaatacagagttggttgagtgttgtgaattctgctcttgggttccctccggtggttgttggtggtagtgcaattgcctctgggttgcaatcctgggcaggtgtttctgctgattgcacctctgactgggctatttaggtgtgcaggatccattagcccttgccagttgtccattgttcttggaggtgttacatctctgtctggttcctcctgctctgctgccaattcagctaagaaaagtttctgtttttgtctctgcagcacacatgctgtgtgctttattattcagtgcaattcattgtgtttatttgtccagcttagactgtgtttagatttttcagtcatgttggattctcaggagatgcagatatacattccatgtctttagttagatgtggtatttttgtattatctgctgtggatatttttagggttttaatactgaccgcttagtattctgtcctatccttttctatttagctagagtggcctcttttgctaaatcctgttttctgcctgtgtgtgtctttactcttatattcacagtcaatatttgtggggggctgcctatcctttggggttctgctctgaggcaagatagaattcccatttccatctttaggggtatttagtcctccggctgtgtcgaggtgtctaggatgtgttaggtacaccccacggctacttctagttgcggtgttagtttagggtttgcggtcagtacaggtaccacctactccagagaaagtctcatgcggctccaaggtcaccggatcataacagttgagggtttattttttaataaaggtaatactttaaaggtttttttgggGGAGGGGAATTTTTCAAGGGCTATCTGAAAATAAAATATGTGGCAAATATCTtttaacatggtgggttcacatttcaatttatttatttattttttgtgcgtgGAAATGGTTAGGCGCACCGGGTGTGTTTGTTTTTGGGTTTGGGTGTTcgcctgcatgaacattgctcacatcattttagcagggtggttatcgttaaacattacctagttcggggggtggtctaactataaattcaTTATACCTACAGATCCACCAGGTACCAAAGCTATCCCACAGTGACCACCCAGACCCACCCAGACGTGCACACATCTGGAATTGtttaagtaagttttgaagaccctaaatctgccaattcaatgtgtatagcagattgcaagtgtctttttacttacagagccaccagggaccacagccacaatgtcctcttctgacagccctactccagagcaacagcgtgtatcggtaagttaacaaaaaaattaaaatggttTTGTTTTTATACTTTTCATTTTTGATAATCActacatgcattaattatgtttaaacaggaagctgaatcagatgaggagctgtcagaaggggacgagacggtggagagatgcaagtagcGGAGGGACCGAGTGTAAGTTGtggcgaaacagttgcttcacacatcacactgcaccaaacacaaaacagatcttcatacataactgaacacataaaacatatgcctacattaaagataattattttccttttttttcagtctcctgctgctgctgcacattctcaacaccgtgaaggttctcccagccgctcccagagtcgtcgtaatcgtcgccgcggtcggccatcggtgagttgtaatattttatttctTCTCTTGGTTGTTttttgtttcagtgtactaatttttttttctttattttcacagtccACACAGCGTGCTCCCGACGCAGATATGGATGACAGTATtgatgtggaccgcctcattgaggaggttcgtgagcgggagccgctgtggaacatggctgaccgcaggcatgctgatacccatgtgacccgtcggctctgggaggaagtatgccagaaTGTATTGCCGAGgagggaggaccttcatccacagcagcagagtacagaatgtaagtattcacttttcagtgatgttttgagctgaatgtaatgtattgtaatt from Ranitomeya variabilis isolate aRanVar5 chromosome 3, aRanVar5.hap1, whole genome shotgun sequence includes:
- the LOC143818621 gene encoding uncharacterized protein LOC143818621 isoform X1; the protein is MQVAEGPSVSCGETVASHITLHQTQNRSSYITEHIKHMPTLKIIIFLFFQSPAAAAHSQHREGSPSRSQSRRNRRRGRPSSTQRAPDADMDDSIDVDRLIEEVREREPLWNMADRRHADTHVTRRLWEEVCQNVLPRREDLHPQQQSTECGKVRKRWRSLRDRFKREFNLEMQAPSGSAGRRRTKYKYGPVLPQGNHAE
- the LOC143818621 gene encoding uncharacterized protein LOC143818621 isoform X2; the protein is MQVAEGPSSPAAAAHSQHREGSPSRSQSRRNRRRGRPSSTQRAPDADMDDSIDVDRLIEEVREREPLWNMADRRHADTHVTRRLWEEVCQNVLPRREDLHPQQQSTECGKVRKRWRSLRDRFKREFNLEMQAPSGSAGRRRTKYKYGPVLPQGNHAE